One stretch of Arachis hypogaea cultivar Tifrunner chromosome 20, arahy.Tifrunner.gnm2.J5K5, whole genome shotgun sequence DNA includes these proteins:
- the LOC114926158 gene encoding uncharacterized protein isoform X2 yields the protein MMARTASYVPKTDPGVPSFSLGLTDSSQEGASTQETEREKSPEAANLIEQLDSLVQRIASSATKGKNTSPQIQRETGGESSAKFETPRGLYQITDDMKQKCYIWGTRLKEDADGNTNEYEEMCTLIGQGEYILMRMHLASLQAKSDIESQIVSAICLILNNKNEKRFQEQIYCLPTDIVCMALSDHPNGEFVSPKTKKEFRVEAYPSFIPFIDRKKLTSHPYIFAPVCYAGHWWLWLINTRKRKCQILDPLHKIAPTDERKTINKFTL from the exons atgatggcacggacagcttcctatgttcctaaaacagatccaggggtgccatcattcagccttggattgactgattcaagccaggagggggcgtcaacgcaggagacagaaagggaaAAATCTCCAGAAGCTGCGAATTTGATAGAACAATTGGACAGTTTGGTCCAAAGAATAGCAAGCAGCGCGACGAAGGGAAAAAACACaagtccacaaattcagagggagactgggggagaaagttctgcaaagtttgaaactcctcGGGGATTATATCAGATtacggatgatatgaaacaaaagtgctacatctgggggacgagactgaaggaagatgcagatggcaatactaacgagtatgaggagatgtgcactctgattggccaaggagaatacattttgatgagaatgcaccttgcttccctccaggcaaaaagtgatatagaatctcag attgtatctgccatctgcctcatcctcaacaacaaaaatgaaaagagatttcaagaacaaatatactgtctccccaccgatattgtg TGCATGGCGCTTTCGGATCACCCAAACGGGGAATTCGTATCACCAAAAACGAAAaaggaattcagggtggaagcctacccgagtttcattcccttcatagatagaaaaaaattgacttcgcacccatat atttttgcccCTGTCTGCTACGCCgggcattggtggttatggctgataaatacaagaaagcggaaatgtcaaatacttgacccgctacacaaaatAGCTCCCACTGATGAGAGAAAGAccattaataaattcact ctatga
- the LOC114926158 gene encoding uncharacterized protein isoform X1 → MMARTASYVPKTDPGVPSFSLGLTDSSQEGASTQETEREKSPEAANLIEQLDSLVQRIASSATKGKNTSPQIQRETGGESSAKFETPRGLYQITDDMKQKCYIWGTRLKEDADGNTNEYEEMCTLIGQGEYILMRMHLASLQAKSDIESQIVSAICLILNNKNEKRFQEQIYCLPTDIVCMALSDHPNGEFVSPKTKKEFRVEAYPSFIPFIDRKKLTSHPYIFAPVCYAGHWWLWLINTRKRKCQILDPLHKIAPTDERKTINKFTVSCLCLLYFNR, encoded by the exons atgatggcacggacagcttcctatgttcctaaaacagatccaggggtgccatcattcagccttggattgactgattcaagccaggagggggcgtcaacgcaggagacagaaagggaaAAATCTCCAGAAGCTGCGAATTTGATAGAACAATTGGACAGTTTGGTCCAAAGAATAGCAAGCAGCGCGACGAAGGGAAAAAACACaagtccacaaattcagagggagactgggggagaaagttctgcaaagtttgaaactcctcGGGGATTATATCAGATtacggatgatatgaaacaaaagtgctacatctgggggacgagactgaaggaagatgcagatggcaatactaacgagtatgaggagatgtgcactctgattggccaaggagaatacattttgatgagaatgcaccttgcttccctccaggcaaaaagtgatatagaatctcag attgtatctgccatctgcctcatcctcaacaacaaaaatgaaaagagatttcaagaacaaatatactgtctccccaccgatattgtg TGCATGGCGCTTTCGGATCACCCAAACGGGGAATTCGTATCACCAAAAACGAAAaaggaattcagggtggaagcctacccgagtttcattcccttcatagatagaaaaaaattgacttcgcacccatat atttttgcccCTGTCTGCTACGCCgggcattggtggttatggctgataaatacaagaaagcggaaatgtcaaatacttgacccgctacacaaaatAGCTCCCACTGATGAGAGAAAGAccattaataaattcactgtaagttgcctctgtcttctttactttaatagatag
- the LOC112786459 gene encoding protein FAR-RED IMPAIRED RESPONSE 1-like isoform X2, with amino-acid sequence MPLSVVDDELVPKVGMTFTTLEDAGKFYRNYAKAAGFSTRVRCTNRKGNEIKNQLITCSKEGKWKSKISPTEKTNPTAGLNCPARIYIHTLKDVSAWIISKVVLDHSHPCCPSKAEMLKQHRELSMSICRTIENNEEADIRPSKTYQSFVAAAGGHRELNFIEKDVRNYITREVRNVSEQEDAKEFGKYFLRMKEKNPNFFFELQLEDDQSIKLAFWADARSRAAFEYFGDVISFDTTYNTNRYNLVCGSFVGVNHHGQSTLLGCSLMKNEEIESFKWLFQSWLRCMGGNAPKGFLTDQCASMKRALEACMPTTVHRWCIWHIMKKIPSKLNGYKGHADIEQEMSQVVWNSHSKDSFDRNWNDFLLNFGLGDNKWLSDLYEDRHIWVPIYLDHHFWAGMRSTQRSESMHSFFNKYITRNSSLIQFVKQYDNCLGSREQAERESDAADFHTVIPCATKSCIEAQFQDAYTHAKFREVQAQFRGKANCITRLKNSALGYSVYEVGEQVSSSIFNKFVVTYDSVAAEVKCHCLLFESRGILCRHALSVLSFEQVSQVSPRYILERWSKKVKRRHTHIKSSHDEPLMEPRSKRFDQLVFRSQNICEFASESEELTAILHRAYDNVMAEMEALKAKRKGTSSLSHEDANLESVNELQSPPRIRTRGRPKNRLGSKLEKQIANATKKKKTKVLSEINLFDAASAAHSNCSQYQGHVMSYQFRVPAAGDNSLGV; translated from the exons ATG cctctctcagttgttgatgacgagcttgttccaaaggttggaatgacctttactacccttgaagatgctggaaaattttacaggaactacgccaaggctgcaggtttctctacaagagttcggtgcacaaataggaagggaaacgagattaagaaccaactgattacatgtagcaaagagggaaaatggaaatctaaaatatctccgaccgagaagaccaatccgacagctggtctaaactgtcctgcaagaatttatatacacacattgaaggatgtcagtgcttggatcatttcaaaggttgtgctggatcattcacacccctgctgtccaagcaaagcagagatgctcaaacagcacagggaactaagcatgtccatttgtcgtacgatagagaataacgaggaggccgatatcagaccaagcaaaacctatcaatcatttgttgcggctgccgggggtcaccgcgagttaaattttatcgaaaaggacgtgaggaattacattaccagggaagtgcggaatgtttccgaacaagaagatgcaaaggaattcgggaaatatttcttaagaatgaaagagaagaatccgaatttcttttttgagctccaactcgaagatgatcaatcgattaagctggctttttgggccgatgcaagaagcagagccgcctttgagtatttcggagacgtcatttcattcgacaccacctacaatacaaacag gtataatttggtctgtggttcttttgtcggggtgaatcaccacggtcaatcaacacttctcggatgctctttgatgaagaacgaagaaattgaatcattcaaatggttatttcaaagctggcttcgttgcatgggaggaaacgctccgaaagggtttctcaccgatcagtgcgcatccatgaaaagggctttagaggcctgtatgccaacaacagttcaccgctggtgcatttggcacatcatgaagaagattccaagcaaattaaacgggtacaagggacatgccgatatcgaacaagaaatgagccaagttgtttggaactctcacagcaaagactcattcgataggaattggaacgattttctgctgaattttggtcttggggacaacaagtggctttcag atctgtacgaagaccgtcacatatgggttcctatctatctggatcaccatttctgggcagggatgagaagcacacaaaggagcgagagcatgcattcattttttaacaagtatatcacccggaacagctcgcttattcagttcgtcaaacaatacgataattgcctcggaagcagggagcaagcagagagagaatcagatgctgcagattttcatacggtcataccgtgtgcaacgaAATCctgcattgaagctcagtttcaagatgcgtacactcacgcaaagtttagggaagtccaagcgcaattcagaggaaaggcgaattgcatcaccagactgaagaattccgctctaggctattcagtatacgaagtcggagaacaagtttccagctcaatattcaacaagttcgtggttacttacgactcggttgcagccgaggtaaaatgccattgcttattattcgagtcaagagggatactgtgccgtcacgcactaagcgtgttaagcttcgaacaagtaagccaagtgtcaccgagatacatactagaacgatggagcaagaaggtaaagaggcgacacacacacatcaagagcagccacgacgagccactaatggagccaagaagcaagaggttcgaccaattggtttttcgttcgcaaaatatatgcgaatttgcctccgaatcggaggagctgactgcaattctgcaccgtgcgtacgataacgtcatggccgagatggaagcattaaaagccaaaaggaaggggacatcttctttatcccacgaagacgccaacttggaatccgttaacgagcttcaaagcccgccaaggattcgaacaagaggacgtccaaaaaacaggctaggttcaaagctggagaaacagatcgcaaatgccacaaagaagaagaagacgaaagttttaagcgag ataaacctgtttgatgctgcatcagcggcgcattcaaattgcagccaatatcaaggacacgttatgagttatcagttcagggtaccagcagcaggggataactcgttgggtgtatag
- the LOC112786459 gene encoding protein FAR-RED IMPAIRED RESPONSE 1-like isoform X1, whose protein sequence is MGVFTVLTRCILQPLSVVDDELVPKVGMTFTTLEDAGKFYRNYAKAAGFSTRVRCTNRKGNEIKNQLITCSKEGKWKSKISPTEKTNPTAGLNCPARIYIHTLKDVSAWIISKVVLDHSHPCCPSKAEMLKQHRELSMSICRTIENNEEADIRPSKTYQSFVAAAGGHRELNFIEKDVRNYITREVRNVSEQEDAKEFGKYFLRMKEKNPNFFFELQLEDDQSIKLAFWADARSRAAFEYFGDVISFDTTYNTNRYNLVCGSFVGVNHHGQSTLLGCSLMKNEEIESFKWLFQSWLRCMGGNAPKGFLTDQCASMKRALEACMPTTVHRWCIWHIMKKIPSKLNGYKGHADIEQEMSQVVWNSHSKDSFDRNWNDFLLNFGLGDNKWLSDLYEDRHIWVPIYLDHHFWAGMRSTQRSESMHSFFNKYITRNSSLIQFVKQYDNCLGSREQAERESDAADFHTVIPCATKSCIEAQFQDAYTHAKFREVQAQFRGKANCITRLKNSALGYSVYEVGEQVSSSIFNKFVVTYDSVAAEVKCHCLLFESRGILCRHALSVLSFEQVSQVSPRYILERWSKKVKRRHTHIKSSHDEPLMEPRSKRFDQLVFRSQNICEFASESEELTAILHRAYDNVMAEMEALKAKRKGTSSLSHEDANLESVNELQSPPRIRTRGRPKNRLGSKLEKQIANATKKKKTKVLSEINLFDAASAAHSNCSQYQGHVMSYQFRVPAAGDNSLGV, encoded by the exons atgggtgtatttacagttctgacacggtgtattttgcagcctctctcagttgttgatgacgagcttgttccaaaggttggaatgacctttactacccttgaagatgctggaaaattttacaggaactacgccaaggctgcaggtttctctacaagagttcggtgcacaaataggaagggaaacgagattaagaaccaactgattacatgtagcaaagagggaaaatggaaatctaaaatatctccgaccgagaagaccaatccgacagctggtctaaactgtcctgcaagaatttatatacacacattgaaggatgtcagtgcttggatcatttcaaaggttgtgctggatcattcacacccctgctgtccaagcaaagcagagatgctcaaacagcacagggaactaagcatgtccatttgtcgtacgatagagaataacgaggaggccgatatcagaccaagcaaaacctatcaatcatttgttgcggctgccgggggtcaccgcgagttaaattttatcgaaaaggacgtgaggaattacattaccagggaagtgcggaatgtttccgaacaagaagatgcaaaggaattcgggaaatatttcttaagaatgaaagagaagaatccgaatttcttttttgagctccaactcgaagatgatcaatcgattaagctggctttttgggccgatgcaagaagcagagccgcctttgagtatttcggagacgtcatttcattcgacaccacctacaatacaaacag gtataatttggtctgtggttcttttgtcggggtgaatcaccacggtcaatcaacacttctcggatgctctttgatgaagaacgaagaaattgaatcattcaaatggttatttcaaagctggcttcgttgcatgggaggaaacgctccgaaagggtttctcaccgatcagtgcgcatccatgaaaagggctttagaggcctgtatgccaacaacagttcaccgctggtgcatttggcacatcatgaagaagattccaagcaaattaaacgggtacaagggacatgccgatatcgaacaagaaatgagccaagttgtttggaactctcacagcaaagactcattcgataggaattggaacgattttctgctgaattttggtcttggggacaacaagtggctttcag atctgtacgaagaccgtcacatatgggttcctatctatctggatcaccatttctgggcagggatgagaagcacacaaaggagcgagagcatgcattcattttttaacaagtatatcacccggaacagctcgcttattcagttcgtcaaacaatacgataattgcctcggaagcagggagcaagcagagagagaatcagatgctgcagattttcatacggtcataccgtgtgcaacgaAATCctgcattgaagctcagtttcaagatgcgtacactcacgcaaagtttagggaagtccaagcgcaattcagaggaaaggcgaattgcatcaccagactgaagaattccgctctaggctattcagtatacgaagtcggagaacaagtttccagctcaatattcaacaagttcgtggttacttacgactcggttgcagccgaggtaaaatgccattgcttattattcgagtcaagagggatactgtgccgtcacgcactaagcgtgttaagcttcgaacaagtaagccaagtgtcaccgagatacatactagaacgatggagcaagaaggtaaagaggcgacacacacacatcaagagcagccacgacgagccactaatggagccaagaagcaagaggttcgaccaattggtttttcgttcgcaaaatatatgcgaatttgcctccgaatcggaggagctgactgcaattctgcaccgtgcgtacgataacgtcatggccgagatggaagcattaaaagccaaaaggaaggggacatcttctttatcccacgaagacgccaacttggaatccgttaacgagcttcaaagcccgccaaggattcgaacaagaggacgtccaaaaaacaggctaggttcaaagctggagaaacagatcgcaaatgccacaaagaagaagaagacgaaagttttaagcgag ataaacctgtttgatgctgcatcagcggcgcattcaaattgcagccaatatcaaggacacgttatgagttatcagttcagggtaccagcagcaggggataactcgttgggtgtatag
- the LOC112784595 gene encoding uncharacterized protein isoform X1: MKHRHQPQPFIIYVVVVLPNLIRLPKIKKNRNLRKESRSAQTPVLCSAVCRCVTLESRGCRPILLSPPSTVPLYSTVRETPNPSSTVCETHPCSLLHRVRLCHLSIAWLPRHPPLTVLDRTLSSTPYSLLYRARSELSRPLPWFILPSNLFPIFIKIVYIFSVQIMLSGRGIKSLSNLVIQLREVCNHPDLLEYAFDGSWLYPPVNEIVEQCENFRLLERLLKRLFARKHKENQGYKDKQW; the protein is encoded by the exons ATGAAGCACCGCCACCAACCCCAACCCTTTATCATATACGTGGTGGTTGTGTTACCTAATCTGATCAGATTACCCAAAATCAAGAAAAACAGAAACCTACGAAAGGAGAGTAGAAGCGCGCAAACCCCTGTTCTCTGCTCCGCCGTGTGCCGCTGTGTCACCCTGGAATCGCGTGGCTGCCGACCCATCCTCCTCTCACCGCCATCGACCGTTCCCCTCTACTCTACAGTGCGTGAAACCCCTAATCCCTCCTCCACGGTGTGCGAAACCCACCCCTGTTCTCTGCTCCACCGTGTGCGTTTGTGCCATCTTTCAATCGCGTGGTTGCCCAGACATCCTCCTCTCACCGTTCTCGACCGTACCCTCTCCTCCACCCCTTACTCCCTCCTCTATCGTGCGCGATCTGAGCTATCGCGACCTCTCCCCTGGTTCATTCTTCCATCCAATTTGTTCCCTATTTTCATCAAAATTGTCTACATCTTCTCGGTTCAGATTATGCTTTCAG GACGTGGAATAAAGTCGCTTAGTAATTTGGTTATTCAACTTAGGGAAGTCTGTAACCATCCTGACCTCTTAGAGTATGCCTTTGATGGTTCAT GGCTTTATCCTCCTGTAAATGAGATAGTTGAACAATGTGAAAATTTTCGTTTGCTTGAACGGCTGTTGAAAAGGTTATTTGCAAGAAAACACAAA GAAAATCAAGGTTACAAAGACAAGCAGTGGTAG
- the LOC112784595 gene encoding uncharacterized protein isoform X2: MKHRHQPQPFIIYVVVVLPNLIRLPKIKKNRNLRKESRSAQTPVLCSAVCRCVTLESRGCRPILLSPPSTVPLYSTVRETPNPSSTVCETHPCSLLHRVRLCHLSIAWLPRHPPLTVLDRTLSSTPYSLLYRARSELSRPLPWFILPSNLFPIFIKIVYIFSVQIMLSGRGIKSLSNLVIQLREVCNHPDLLEYAFDGSFCYLIRKIKVTKTSSGRKPLDFIRKP; encoded by the exons ATGAAGCACCGCCACCAACCCCAACCCTTTATCATATACGTGGTGGTTGTGTTACCTAATCTGATCAGATTACCCAAAATCAAGAAAAACAGAAACCTACGAAAGGAGAGTAGAAGCGCGCAAACCCCTGTTCTCTGCTCCGCCGTGTGCCGCTGTGTCACCCTGGAATCGCGTGGCTGCCGACCCATCCTCCTCTCACCGCCATCGACCGTTCCCCTCTACTCTACAGTGCGTGAAACCCCTAATCCCTCCTCCACGGTGTGCGAAACCCACCCCTGTTCTCTGCTCCACCGTGTGCGTTTGTGCCATCTTTCAATCGCGTGGTTGCCCAGACATCCTCCTCTCACCGTTCTCGACCGTACCCTCTCCTCCACCCCTTACTCCCTCCTCTATCGTGCGCGATCTGAGCTATCGCGACCTCTCCCCTGGTTCATTCTTCCATCCAATTTGTTCCCTATTTTCATCAAAATTGTCTACATCTTCTCGGTTCAGATTATGCTTTCAG GACGTGGAATAAAGTCGCTTAGTAATTTGGTTATTCAACTTAGGGAAGTCTGTAACCATCCTGACCTCTTAGAGTATGCCTTTGATGGTTCAT tTTGTTACTTAATCAGGAAAATCAAGGTTACAAAGACAAGCAGTGGTAGAAAGCCATTGGATTTTATTCGGAAGCCATAA